ataaatgctagAATAGACAGGCTGCCGATGTAGGGGCTGTCTCAGAATACATAACATGACTTAATTTGGAAACACCCTTGTCCTCATGAATTATTAATAGTCCTGCCCAAAGTTCAATGTTTGTACACCTGTAGTCTTTATAGGAAATGTGTTGTGAGTGATGATAACAGTTCCTGTTGGATTTTGTGTCTTGTCAGAGGTTTACTGTACAAGTCCTCGCTTGACTGCCTCCTGCAAACGATCAGAGGAGAGGGGTTTATGTCTCTGTACAAAGGCTTCCTCCCCACCTGGATGAGAATGGTAAGCTCAGGATTATTCTGCTTGGCTTTGCGGTGTTCTCCAACCATTGGAAGACGCACTGATTACACTCCTGATCACTGTCCCCTTCCTAGGCCCCGTGGTCCATGACGTTCTGGCTGAGCTATGAGCAGATACGGAGGGCGACAGGCGTCACCTCGTTTTAGAGCCTGCGGAGTTTCGCCCTGGTGCCTATTCCTACCGGAGACATTGTCCTTGCCTGTGGATGGCCAAATGAAAGTATAAGTGGCATTACACAAACTACCTTGCGAAGACACGGGTGAATCACTTGAACGTTATAGAGCCAAGCTTTTTTTCGCGGTCTGTGTGATATACCTGGTGACCTCTTCGTTTTCCAAGATGATTCATGCCAGTGCCTGACATGCATTGACTATCTACTCCGAAATAATATTCACCCAACCATattccagccacttatcctggtcagtgcACAAGACAGGGGTACACACACACGTGGCACATATACCCTCACAATCATGGGCATATGTGGGCACTTCAGAGATACCAGTTAGACTAATTGCATGCCTTTGGACCAtggaaggaaaccagagtacctacAGGAAACCCCCATGAtgaggggagaacatgcaagctccatgCACACCGAGCAGGGACAGGTTCCCAAGTCCTGTCCCTACTACCCACTGAGCCTCCACACCACCCGGATACAATGGAAATGTCACATTGGAGTCATTGACAGATTCTGTATATGATCAGACGTTAAGCGGATAGGGGGCACAGCGGTGCAGTGGCGAATACGGTtgccagggttcgagtctctagCTGTagctctatgtgtgtggagcttgcttGTTCTACCTGTGTCGCTGTGGCGTTTCCCCCAtgttctccggtttccccccgcggtccaaaaacatgctacgGTAAATTGGAGTTACCACATTGTCCATTGGTGTGAATGTGTATGAGTAGTATGgatgtgtgtatatgtttgcCCTTGGCGTCTTGTCCAGGGGTATTCCCGGCCTTTCGCCTGTAACTTGTGAGGTAGTTTCTGGACCAACACGGttctgaataggacaagcaggtatagaagatagatagatgaatATTGAGCAGGTGACAAACAGTGTTCTAAAAAAGCTCTTTAAGTTTGATTGTTTTTACATTTTGGTGTAAATAATTGTTCGGCCCTCAACAGCTTCCAAAATTAGACAATTGCAGCCTTAAATGATACGTAAAGCATCACTATGTCACTATGTTACTTTTGCTATGACAAAAAGTAAGCAGAAATACAGAAACTATGAGAAAAAGGAAATCGACCCTCGATGCTTCCATAGGATTTGAGAAGTTATTGGCCATATGTTGGTAATAAAATGCACTTGATTGGCTGAATACACTCTTTAAAAGCAGAACTTTGGCAGTCTGGTGGTCACACCACACCAAGCAGGAAAAGATCTCAGCAATGATCTCAAAGAAGTAATGGCTGCTTATCAATCTGGGAAGGGTTATAAGGGTGTTTTCAATTTGAAACCCGCAATTCTAGTGAGAAAGATGATTTACAAATGGAGAACATTTGAGACATTTGCCAGCTTCCCAGGAGTGGATGTCTCAGCAAATTCACCCCAAGGTCAGATCATATAATTCTCAATGAAATTGAAAAGAACCCAAAAACCACTTTTAGGGATCTACTAGCTGGTTTTAATTAACAAATGTCAAAGTTCATGACTACATGATTAGAAAAAGACTGAACAAGTATGATGTTCACAAAAAGGTATCGAGGAGAAACCCCTTCTGTCCAAAAAGAATAGCTTAGGGTTTCAAAGCTGCATCTGAACAAACCACAAGGACAAGGCAGTTTGGACACGATACAAAAGTAGAGGTTTGACACAACAGCATATGATCAAGAGCACTTTACACCAATCATCAAGTATGGTGGCTGGAGAATGTATTGGATTTGTTTTTTAGGCCAGAGTACCTGAGTGCCTTGTGGTGAAGTTGACAGTGACCTCctcatttatataattattctAGGCTTAAAAGTTAAACCGCCTGCTTGACAGCCAAAGCTGGGCCAAAATTTGCTCACACAGATATACCAGGGCTGTTCAAATCACTGTCCTCAAGgtctgagccctgctgattttccagcctttctTTACCCCtaagccaggtgtgaagcctctggccaatcagaatcagtaattattaaactacctggcagaactgaaaacaaagccTGGGTTTGGAATTGAGTTCCAGATTTGAAGGGCCCTGAAACAGACTGACCCCAAAATGTCCAGCAAGTCTACTTGCTAGCTTGAATGTGATCTTTAATTCACTGCCTCTGTGTATGAATGTATGAGCCATGCCTGGATTGTGAATTTTACTATACTTTCAAAATAAATCCTATGTgttgtaatatattttaaaaatatgttttttttatttgtccaTTAAAACCATTATTTCTTTGCATCATTTTGATATATCCTGGGACAGATGCAAAAAAACCCCAAACACTAAACACTCTACTAAGGTAAATTTAACATGCCGATCTGGTGTATATCACACAGCTGCATACTAGAGTAATAGCCTGCAATTCATTCCATTTGTCCATCCATGAGTCTCCTATAACTGGTTATTCACTGCAGTTGCTGTTACACTGCGTCTCAGTTGCTGAAAATAGGCTCCAGGCCGAAACTATAAAATGTTAATCAGAATGAACTCTCCTATCAGCTACTGTCCCCCAGCTACTAAAGGCAGGACAAAGTACATACAAATAGCTCGAGGGTAAGCCATCGCATTTTTGAGCGGAACCAGCGAATGTCAGCCTGTCggtaattttttaaattgaaaaaAGCATTTTTACCAACGAGAAAGtaagagcattttatttttgcacaggTCCCTTCAGGGGCTCCATAATTTTTCTGCATTATGTCCGTGACAAAAAAAATAGGAATCCCACACACGAATCAACCACCCAAAGGGGATCAATACAGTCAAATCTAATTCACAAATTAATGTGATGCATGGGAAGTACATATATAACATCCTGCAAATATCGCCTATTAACCTACATAACGTTCACCACCGTCCAGTATGCCGTTTATTCCTTTACATTGCGTTTCTTCTGGCTATACGAACGGCACTGCAAGGTTAAACGAAAATGCGCACTTCTGTTTTGTGGCCCTCAGCGCCCCCTAGCGGCCTCATCTGCGACACACGGCTCACATGACCCGGAAGCGAAGAGTAATTACGTCAGCCTGTGGGCATTTCCCTTTCAAGCCGGTGAGCATGGCGGTTCCTGCAAGTGGAGCTTCAAGACGTTTGGTGCAGTATGTAGTAGTCCGGTCGGATCTGTTGCGCACTATGGCATGGCCTTTAGGGGCCGTCATCACACAGTGCTGCCACGCAGCAACAGCGGCAATTCACCTGAACTATGACGATCCAGATACGCAGGAGTACTTGGCAGAGCTGGACACCATGCACAAAGTCGTGCTGGAGGTACCCCGCTTACGCTCGACAGCCGGCTGGTTTACCCAGTGGCTTGATCCTTAGCCCTATTAACGCATTATAAGAATATAAGCGGGTTTTAGATTCGAGTCCTGTATTTTGCATACCAGCGGCTCTCTCCAAATGTGCACTGGTAATGAATGAAGTCAGTATGAAACTGCTAACATGTAATGGTAGTCTTCTGTGTTTCTGCAAAACAACGCCCCAGAGAAATTGCTGGCTTTTCTCCTCGACTAACCGTCTGTTTTCTGTCCTGCAGGCTCCGGACGAGGCGTCTCTCACTAATTTGTCGGAGACGCTGCGGGAGAAGGGGGTGGCTCACAAACTGTGGATCGAGCAGCCCGAAAACATACCTACCTGCCTGGCATTAAAGCCCTATCCCAAAGACGCGGTGCACACATATCTACGCAAATTAAAACTCTtcaaatgaagtggaaaggaCGGAAGGGCAGCTGTCATTCACATATCCAGAAGGTATCCTTATGAAAGGGCAACGCAGCGTTAGTGCTCCGCTCTGGCCTCGCTGATCTGAAACATTTCTGGATTTTTTATAGAGGAAAAAGTGAAATCATGCACCTTTCTGATGTCCTTCTTCCCAAGAAGCAACAGATATTGCGATGCAGCGATCTTTGCACATTTAGTTCTGTGATCCTTTATAATTTTTGGAGAAAGTGCATCACTTCCGTATtctcacggggggggggggggtgagagatTTTCGGAAATGTAAGATAATAAACAGCCTCAAATGTGTTTCTTGCATGTATTTTTCCATGCATGCTAAACATAGAGGCAGTTTAATAAGTGTTggttataaaaatatttttgtactaTATCTCAAAGTCCGCAGGTGGAGGTACAGTTTACTGTCTCAGGTTACAGGAAGCATGAACTGGATGTAGCATTGAGGAAGAGAGGGGATTTTATGTTCGCATAGGCCCGACTTGTAAAATCTCCTGTACACTGTTCAGATTTACTTAATTTGTAATTCAGTTCACATGGAGCAAATAgctttatttttcataaatataaaaatccCTTCAAAATTGGATTGTGATTCTAAATCACTGCCTGCTTTAACACAGGGAAGTAACTGACAGTGCAGTCAGCTTGGATGGGTTTCACTGATTACCAAGTCCTGAGGCTTTTGAAAACCAAAGGAACCATAAATCATGTTGGAATACTCTATACACAAGGTAGAAACCCTGGCATTAATTagtttggtgtatttatttgatTTACCAGTAAAGCCACTGATATGAATGAATCTCTTCAAGAATAACCAGACAAAGCAAAATGCTCTGACATCACGACAAACACTGAACACAAGTGATGGAAAACTCATGTAGAATGTTGTGTGCCTGCTGATTCCTCCATACCAAGAACTTCCTGAACTGTCACAAAAGCGTTTCAGAATCCTGGTTCTGGAGACCTGCTCCATGTGCACCTTAGCCTACATTTTCAGTAATTAGCCTAATTAAGAAGCTGTAGAACAAATGGCACGATAAGTCCCTTATACACACCAGGTGACTCCCCATGCGCGTAAAGGAATAAGTaaatatgtgctttttttgttttgattaacCATGACATACCATACAATTCATTGTTTCCTGTGCCCCTTTAAGTCATAGATGATAAATTGGTACATTTTAATTCTTCAATAATTTCAAATGGGAAATACTTAAAAAGGGACAAAGTGCTGGGGAAGTTTCAAATGTAATCcgttacagacagaggtggcaagttcagatccagaaagtacaaatccagaccaaggttttgttccaAACAatcagctgagtactctgtgactgtgcctctttatactcaactggttggttgaaacaaaaccttggtctggatttttacttaaTTGACCTGAACttgccacctctgtctgtaatgaaTTACTTctgtaacttccccaacactgg
This window of the Paramormyrops kingsleyae isolate MSU_618 chromosome 19, PKINGS_0.4, whole genome shotgun sequence genome carries:
- the ptrhd1 gene encoding putative peptidyl-tRNA hydrolase PTRHD1; this encodes MAVPASGASRRLVQYVVVRSDLLRTMAWPLGAVITQCCHAATAAIHLNYDDPDTQEYLAELDTMHKVVLEAPDEASLTNLSETLREKGVAHKLWIEQPENIPTCLALKPYPKDAVHTYLRKLKLFK